The DNA window TCATGACCATCCCACAAGGCCCCAAGTCCCATGGCAACGCGCAGCAAAAGCAGTCAACGTTGGTTGAAAGAGCACTTTTCCGACCCCTTCGTGAAGAAGGCCCAGGCCGAGGGCATGCGTTCGCGCGCCGCCTATAAACTGGAGGAACTGCTCGAACGTGACCGCCTGCTGAAGCCGCACATGGTGGTGGTCGACCTCGGGGCCGCCCCCGGGGGCTGGTCGCAGCAGGTCCGCCGCCAGATCGGCGACACCGGCCGGGTCCTGGCCTTGGACATCCTGGAGATGCCGCCGCTGGCCGGGGTCGAGTTCCTTCACGGCGATTTCAGGGAACAGTCGGTCCTATCTGAGTTTGAAGCCATGCTGGGCGACCAGCCGGTGGACCTTGTGCTTTCCGACATGGCCCCCAATAAGAGTGGCATGGACGCGGTGGACCAGCCGCGGATGATGCACCTGGCCGAGCTGGCGTTGGACTTTGCCGACAACCATCTCAAGCCGGGTGGCGCGTTCCTGATCAAGCTGTTCCAGGGCGTGGGCTTTGACGACTACGTGCGTGAAATGCGCCGGCGGTACGACAAGGTGGTGATCCGCAAGCCTGAAGCCTCGCGTAAGCGCTCGCCCGAGGTCTATGCCCTGGGGCAGGGCAAACGCCCCCAGATCAAGTAAGCTCGACCATACCAATCGCGTCAGGCATTAGAGGAACCACGGAGCCAATGAGGATGAACGACTTGACCAAGAACCTCCTGCTATGGGTGGTCGTGGCCGTGGTGCTGATGGTCGTGTTCCAGAGCTTCTCGCCCAAGACCAGCGGCGCGGGGGCCTCCGGTGCCACCTATTCCCAGTTCCTTGACCAGGTGGACAGCGGCAACGTCCAGAAGGTCACCTTCGGCGGCGACCTGCGCAGCGGCACCAACCAGATCACCTACGTCACGCGGGGCGGCCAGCCGGCCACCATCACCGCGCCGATGGATCGTGACCTGATCAACGTGCTGCGCGCCAAAAACGTCGAAATCGTCCAGGAAGAGCCGTCCAGCGGCATCTCGCTGGGTGCCATCCTGATGAACTTCCTGCCGGTCATCCTGATCATCGGCTTCTGGCTGTTCATCATGCGCCAGATGCAGGGCGGTGGCGGCGGAGCCAAGGGCGCGATGTCCTTCGGCAAGTCGCGCGCCAAGCTGCAGGGCGAAGACCAGATCAAGGTCACCTTTGCCGACGTCGCCGGTTGCGACGAAGCCAAGGAAGAAGTTGGCGAGCTGGTCGACTTCCTTCGCGATCCGAGCAAGTTCACCAAGCTGGGCGGCAAGATTCCGCGCGGCGTGCTGATGGTGGGTCCGCCGGGTACCGGCAAGACCCTGCTGGCCCGCGCCATTGCCGGCGAGGCCAAGGTGCCGTTCTTCTCGATCTCCGGTTCGGACTTCGTCGAAATGTTCGTCGGCGTTGGTGCCAGCCGCGTGCGCGACATGTTCGAGCAGGCCAAGAAGCAGGCTCCGTGCATCATCTTCATCGACGAAATCGACGCCGTCGGTCGCCACCGTGGTGCCGGCCTGGGCGGCGGTCATGACGAGCGCGAGCAGACCCTGAACCAGCTGCTGGTGGAAATGGATGGCTTTGAAGGGGGCGAAGGCGTCATCGTCATTGCCGCCACCAACCGTCCCGACGTGCTCGACCCGGCGCTGCTGCGCCCGGGCCGCTTCGATCGCCAGGTCGTGGTCGGTCTGGCCGACGTCAAGGGCCGCGAGCAGATCCTGCGCGTGCACATGCGCAAGCTGCCGCTGGCGGATGACGTCGAACCGATGGTCATTGCCCGCGGTACCCCCGGCTTCTCCGGCGCGGACCTGGCCAACCTCTGCAACGAGGCTGCCCTGTTCGCGGCGCGCGGCAACGAGAAAGAGGTCCGCATGGACCACTTCGACCGTGCCCGCGACAAGATCCTGATGGGTGCAGAGCGCCGTTCGATGGCCATGAGCGAGGAGGAGAAGACCCTCACCGCCTACCACGAAGCCGGCCATGCCATCGTCGGCCGTCTGGTTCCCGAGCACGACCCGGTCTACAAGGTCACCATCATTCCGCGCGGCCGTGCGCTCGGTGTGACCATGTACCTGCCGGAAGGCGACAAGTACTCGATGAACCGCGTGGCGATCGAATCGCAGCTGTGCTCGCTGTACGGCGGCCGCGTCGCCGAAGAGCTGATCTTCGGTGCCGACAAGGTCACCACCGGTGCCTCCAACGATATCGAGCGCGCCACCAAGATGGCCCGCAACATGGTCACCAAGTGGGGCCTGTCGGACGAGCTCGGCCCGATCGCCTATGGCGAGGAAGACGACGAAGTGTTCCTCGGCCGTTCGGTCACCCAGCACAAGAGCGTGTCCGACGACACCGCCCGCCGCATCGACGAAGTGGTGCGCAGCATCCTGGACAAGGCCTACGCGCGGACCACCGAGCTGATGAAGGCCAACATGGAC is part of the Stenotrophomonas oahuensis genome and encodes:
- the rlmE gene encoding 23S rRNA (uridine(2552)-2'-O)-methyltransferase RlmE is translated as MATRSKSSQRWLKEHFSDPFVKKAQAEGMRSRAAYKLEELLERDRLLKPHMVVVDLGAAPGGWSQQVRRQIGDTGRVLALDILEMPPLAGVEFLHGDFREQSVLSEFEAMLGDQPVDLVLSDMAPNKSGMDAVDQPRMMHLAELALDFADNHLKPGGAFLIKLFQGVGFDDYVREMRRRYDKVVIRKPEASRKRSPEVYALGQGKRPQIK
- the ftsH gene encoding ATP-dependent zinc metalloprotease FtsH yields the protein MNDLTKNLLLWVVVAVVLMVVFQSFSPKTSGAGASGATYSQFLDQVDSGNVQKVTFGGDLRSGTNQITYVTRGGQPATITAPMDRDLINVLRAKNVEIVQEEPSSGISLGAILMNFLPVILIIGFWLFIMRQMQGGGGGAKGAMSFGKSRAKLQGEDQIKVTFADVAGCDEAKEEVGELVDFLRDPSKFTKLGGKIPRGVLMVGPPGTGKTLLARAIAGEAKVPFFSISGSDFVEMFVGVGASRVRDMFEQAKKQAPCIIFIDEIDAVGRHRGAGLGGGHDEREQTLNQLLVEMDGFEGGEGVIVIAATNRPDVLDPALLRPGRFDRQVVVGLADVKGREQILRVHMRKLPLADDVEPMVIARGTPGFSGADLANLCNEAALFAARGNEKEVRMDHFDRARDKILMGAERRSMAMSEEEKTLTAYHEAGHAIVGRLVPEHDPVYKVTIIPRGRALGVTMYLPEGDKYSMNRVAIESQLCSLYGGRVAEELIFGADKVTTGASNDIERATKMARNMVTKWGLSDELGPIAYGEEDDEVFLGRSVTQHKSVSDDTARRIDEVVRSILDKAYARTTELMKANMDKLHTMSQLLLQYETIDAPQIDAIMEGRDPPPPAGWGKANKNDGGSNNDKGGDARPVPPIAGPAEQH